A segment of the Capsicum annuum cultivar UCD-10X-F1 unplaced genomic scaffold, UCD10Xv1.1 ctg49611, whole genome shotgun sequence genome:
CAtagttgggggttttggatgCTTATATTTTTACTATACCAAGGGGTGTGTAAAAAGTTATACAGATTCTTGCATCAATAATCACAGTTAAATGATGAAAAAGTTCCGTTTAGTGGTTGTTTCTAGAGCGACGATGAAAATTTGGTGAAGATGCAATGTCTTACGCTCGATTCGTGGTCAAAAATTTAATGGCTTACATTTGTTGCTTACGATATCCATCTTGTCCTTTCAGTTTAGTGGACACACTAATATGTTTTCTGTCAGGCAGCTCCACTGCAAAGACGAAGAAATTTTCATATAGTGAATTACGAGTGGCAACCAACAACTTCCACCAAAGTAATAAAATTGGTCGAGGAGGTTTTGGGATAGTATACAAGGTTCAACTCTATTCTATATATACTTCTCTTCCTTTTCATGGTTGCGCTTTATTGCATGGACAACTTCCATTTGCATGCAACTCACATTGTGCAATTTATGGTATTACATTTCCGAAACTTTTTTAGTCCTGCAGATGCAAGTGTCAGTAAATGGTTTTTGCATATACGTACTATGAGATCAATACTTAGTGAAAAACGAAGTCGTTGGACATAATTCTTATGGTGTGTCGTCCTGTTTGTTGAATGATGATTTAACTTAAGTGCGAATTTGCAGGGAACTCTAAAAAGAGGAATACAAGTTGCCGTGAAGACACTTTCGGCTGAATCACGGCAGGGTTTGCGTGAGTTTTTGACAGAGATCGAAACCATATCGGATGTCAGACATCCTAATCTAGTTGAGTTGGTTGGATACTGTCTCGATGGAAACAACCGGATCTTGGTGTATGAATACTTAGAAAATAGGAGCCTTGATCGAGCACTGTTCGGTAAATTTGCTTCCAATCAAAAAAATACTTCTCCATCGATGAATAGCGGTACTGAAACTGTTGCTTGCTTTGCAGGTTCCAGCGCTAATAATGTTAAATTAGAGTGGGACGCGAGGGCTGCTATTTGCTTGGGTACCGCTAGAGGTCTTGCGTATCTACATGAAGAATTAGTGCCGCATATAGTGCACAGGGACATCAAAGCGAGTAATATACTACTTGATAAGGATTATAAACCGAAAATTGGAGATTTCGGACTGGCGAAGCTTTTTCCAGATAATATCACTCACATCACTACGCAGATAAAAGGAACCACGTACGTCTCCTGAATTTATTGCTGAAGCTTCAATTTTTTCCGCGGCTATACTTGAAATCATCATTCATCCGTGAGTTCGGTGAGCATGAGTGTGGATTATTTGGGAGCATTAGTGTCGAATGTGTTGAGGAGACCTTGCTACCCCTTGCCCGGTATATATGTGTATTGGTCCTGTGAATTCTCCATCTTTCTCCATTCTCGTATGCATATTGTGTCAACTAGCAAAGATTTTGGATTCTATAATCTGCCTCGAACTACTGAAGTTTTTGAACGATTGGCGTTATAGATTACTCAGGTCTCCAACAGATGCCCCGCGTTAAATTTTGAAATGGTGCTTTGGGGTAACTGATAGCAGTATTCTTActttctacatctttttctttgtccAAACAGCGGCTATCTGGCACCGGAATATGTCATGGGGCGTCAATTAACGTCCAAAGCTGACGTTTACAGTTTTGGGGTCCTAATACTTGAAACAGTAAGCGGCAGAAGTAGCGGCAGCGGTACATGGCAAGGGCAGAAGTTACTCCTCGAATCGGTATGTATAATTTTCAACTTCCTTAATTTCTTTCGAGACATGCTATTCTGTTTCGCAATAGCGTCAATAGTCTGTTGCATGATTTGTTTACTTGCATTTGCTACTGGTATTTACGTATAGTGAGTATTGTTGGAGTTTCACTCATATAAATGCGGTTTTAACCATAACGAACACGTCGGAAGCAAAGGTTTTACATAGCAAAGTACTAACTAGTCTGAATTAAGGTATAATCATTGTTATTACACTTATATTAGCTTCCTTGTATAAGAAAAAATTACACTTACATTAGGTCCATCGTTTGCCAGTAGTCATTAGTCTCGTTAGAGGTTTGTACATTAGATTTATCGAAACTCTAGTTTACTAGCAGCGGAAGAGCACGAATAGAGTGGAATGGATCTGGAGAACTCATACACTTGACCCTAAGGCCTAGTTGTTTGGATTCTCAAACAAAAATATGTGCAA
Coding sequences within it:
- the LOC124892678 gene encoding putative serine/threonine-protein kinase (The sequence of the model RefSeq protein was modified relative to this genomic sequence to represent the inferred CDS: added 415 bases not found in genome assembly), whose translation is MNCSCFGASTKQQKRGSTDLAHQDTQDTAGSSTAKTKKFSYSELRVATNNFHQSNKIGRGGFGIVYKGTLKRGIQVAVKTLSAESRQGLREFLTEIETISDVRHPNLVELVGYCLDGNNRILVYEYLENRSLDRALFGSSANNVKLEWDARAAICLGTARGLAYLHEELVPHIVHRDIKASNILLDKDYKPKIGDFGLAKLFPDNITHITTQIKGTTGYLAPEYVMGRQLTSKADVYSFGVLILETVSGRSSGSGTWQGQKLLLESAWQLYEEGKLLELVDQELGDFPEKEVLKYIKVALFCTQENANRRPMMSQVLDMLAKNIKLNEKELTPPGFFQDSGGSSSTQFKLKSSESSISHQMSSVPLSITQVIRM